Part of the Salvelinus fontinalis isolate EN_2023a chromosome 1, ASM2944872v1, whole genome shotgun sequence genome is shown below.
CGTTGAGAAGATGTGTATATAAAGTCCTAATTAACATAATCTCTTCTGACATGAGTTTCCATGGTAACGCCACTCtgcattgtttttttccccccacagCTGTGGTTCAAGCAGCTGATGGTGAGCTTCAGGATGCTTTACACGGTTGGCTACACCCTGTCCCTCTTCACCCTGGTCTCAGCACTCATCATTCTACTGAGTATCAGGTACACTTGTCCttctgttcaccaccactcttcAAATTGAAACTCTGGTCCACTTCACTCATCTCTACTCCAGTAATCAAGCACTTACATCAAAGTCATATTTACCACAGAAAGCCCGAAAGAATGCTTTGGATGAGCATTGGGAAAAGCAACCCTAGAGAAGTAACAGTATGGGAAGGTTTGTGAGTGTGACGAAACATAAGGACATCTTGAGAAGATTTCTTGGTAGTGTTCTTTGATTGGTATTTTTTTTGGTAGTAATACTTCTTGGCCATCTGCCTCTATCGTTCCCCGTCAGGAAGCTTCACTGCACCCGCAACTACATCCACGCAAACCTGTTTGTGTCTTTCATCCTGCGAGCTGTGTCGGTGATCGTCAAGGACACCATGCTGGAGCGTCACTGGGGCCGGGAGATCATGAGACAGGCCGACCTGGGAGAAATGCTGAGTCACGAGGTGGGTTGTGAGCGGTGTAGGTGGAGCACCGTATTGCTTGTTCCTATCATATTTATTCCTTCAAGTCTGCAAACACTTGAATGCCCTTGAATATGGTGACGTGATCTGTGGAGACTAGGACTTGTTTTTGGACTCAGCAAAATGTCATCACTTCTTGACCTTTATAGTAATCACCACCTTTGCAATATTTATCTCAAGGCTGCCATTGGCTGCAGGATGGCCCAGGTGGTGATGCAGTATTGTGTTCTAGCCAATCACTACTGGTTCTTTGGAGAGGCCATCTACCTGTATTCGGTGCTCATCGCCTCTGTATTAATTGAGAACAAGTACTTGCCTTATATCTGCCTCGGCTGGGGTGAGTAACGTATCCTTTATCTACATCCAAAATACCACTTCAGCCTTTTATACCCACTGTGTCTTATTAATGCTCAATGTCTTTCTTTGTCAGGAACCCCTCTTTTATTTGTCCTTCCTTGGATGTTGGCCAAGCTATTGAGAGAAAACAAAGAGTGAGTGGGTGTCCATGTGTCACCTCAATCAGTGCACACTGCACGGCCTGTTTGTATTGATTTAGAGACAGGCGTAAACAATGAATGTCCCAATCTGGTACCCTCAGGTGCTGGGCAGTCAATGAAAATATGAGCTACTGGTGGATAATACGGTTCCCCATTCTGTTTGCGTCACTGGTGAGGGCGGCTTTTGGCTCTGTTGTTATGTAcatttttcagtgtgtgtgtgtgtgtgtgtgtgtgtttgcatgcctgTCTGTGTGCATTGTGTTGTTGAGTGTTGGTCTGCATATTTACAGCCTACTTGTCATACAtggctgtgtatgtgtgtttgtttttgaaagattGCAAATGCTACTGTCAACAGATCAACTTATTGATTTTCATGAAGATTTTGAAGGTGATTCTATCTAAACTACGTGCCAACAATCAGAATGGCTATCCTGACTACAAGCTTCGGTAAGGAAGAAGGACAAGACTGATATAATGATATTACACACAGGCCTCTTCCTTTACCGATGTGGCATCCAATTTGATagttggtgacagagagagaaggaaagataaAGGGGCAGATTAAAAGAAAGAGGGCAAGACATGTGGAAAATGAGTTGAGACAGTGAGACAAATTGCCTCCCTATGTCCTATCTCCTGATAGCTTGGCCAAGGCGACCTTGACCCTCATCCCTCTATTTGGCATCCATGAGGTCATCTTCATCTTCGCCACTGATGAGCAGACCACTGGCATCCTGCGCTACATCAAGGTCTTCTTCACGCTCTTCCTCAACTCATTTCAGGTGAGGAACCTGAAAACCACGTTACCCAGGTCAACAAACCATAGCCTTGCATTATTACCTAGCAAGTGAAGCCTATCAGTGTTCTGTTTAAACCCAAGCGTTGTGTCTCTATAGGGATTTCTGGTGGCTGTGCTGTACTGCTACTGTAACAAAGAGGTTTGTAAGATTCTATTGTGTTTTTTCTGTTATGTTCTATGTTTTTCTATTGTTTTCCATCCATCAAACTCATCACATGCTCCCCCTGAGCTGCCCGATCTTTTCCTATATAAGCTGTAACGCACACACTTACTGCCAACTGCACATCCCTGATTGAAGACTCATTTGGCTACCTCGATT
Proteins encoded:
- the LOC129855976 gene encoding glucagon receptor-like — its product is MSWTVGSMALTCLLLLKMLKVEMVGGKVLEETYMRWIHYKDECVKMIDSEPFPQGLFCNRTFDRYACWPDSPPGLVVNVSCPSYLPWFDKVSQGVVRRRCGSDGHWVEEEDGEVWRDMSQCEEEQEITSQELWFKQLMVSFRMLYTVGYTLSLFTLVSALIILLSIRKLHCTRNYIHANLFVSFILRAVSVIVKDTMLERHWGREIMRQADLGEMLSHEAAIGCRMAQVVMQYCVLANHYWFFGEAIYLYSVLIASVLIENKYLPYICLGWGTPLLFVLPWMLAKLLRENKECWAVNENMSYWWIIRFPILFASLINLLIFMKILKVILSKLRANNQNGYPDYKLRLAKATLTLIPLFGIHEVIFIFATDEQTTGILRYIKVFFTLFLNSFQGFLVAVLYCYCNKEVKTELAKKLRSWRMEMEVVCCGQ